A single Pantoea rwandensis DNA region contains:
- the dppA gene encoding dipeptide ABC transporter periplasmic-binding protein DppA, whose protein sequence is MINSLAKSRMLKVGLSLIAMTVAAGVQAKTLVYCSEGSPEGFNPQLFTSGTTYDASSVPIYNRLVEFKTGTTELQPGLAEKWDVSEDGKTYTFHLRKGVKWQTTKDFKPTRTFNADDVVFSFERQLDKNNKYHGVSGGSYEYFEGMDMPKLIEKIEKVDDYTVRFTLSRPEAPFIADLGMDFASILSKEYADNMLKAGTPEKLDLNPVGTGPFVLQQYQKDSRILYKANPDFWGTKPKIDRLVFSITPDASVRYAKLQKGECQVMPYPNPADIASMKKDDKINLMEQPGLNVGYLSFNTEKKPLDDVKVRQALTMAVNKQAIIDAVYQGAGQAAKNLIPPTMWGYNDAVKDYAYDPAKAKELLKEAGMPDGFSIDLWAMPVQRPYNPNARRMAEMVQADWAKIGVKAKIVTFEWGEYLKRAKAGEHQTVMMGWTGDNGDPDNFFATLFSCAAAKDGSNYSRWCYKPFEDLIQPARAEADHNKRIELYKQAQVVMHDQAPALIIAHSTVYEPVSKKVTGYVVDPLGKHHFENVDIQE, encoded by the coding sequence ATGATCAACTCCCTGGCTAAATCCAGGATGCTGAAGGTCGGTCTTAGCCTGATTGCTATGACTGTTGCCGCGGGTGTCCAGGCGAAAACCCTCGTATATTGTTCAGAAGGTTCGCCGGAAGGCTTCAACCCGCAGCTCTTCACATCGGGTACCACTTACGATGCCAGCTCCGTGCCGATCTACAACCGCTTGGTTGAGTTCAAAACCGGTACTACCGAGCTGCAGCCGGGTCTGGCAGAAAAATGGGACGTTAGCGAAGATGGTAAAACCTATACCTTCCATCTGCGTAAAGGCGTGAAGTGGCAAACCACCAAAGACTTTAAGCCAACTCGTACCTTCAACGCTGACGACGTCGTGTTCTCCTTCGAGCGCCAGCTCGACAAAAACAACAAGTACCACGGTGTTTCGGGCGGCAGCTACGAATACTTCGAAGGCATGGACATGCCTAAGCTGATCGAGAAAATCGAAAAAGTTGACGACTACACCGTACGCTTCACCCTGAGCCGTCCTGAAGCGCCGTTCATTGCCGACCTCGGTATGGACTTCGCCTCAATCCTGTCAAAAGAGTACGCTGACAACATGCTGAAAGCCGGCACGCCAGAGAAGCTGGATCTGAATCCAGTGGGCACCGGTCCATTCGTGCTGCAGCAATACCAGAAAGACTCGCGCATTCTGTATAAAGCGAACCCAGACTTCTGGGGCACCAAGCCGAAAATTGATCGTCTGGTGTTCTCTATCACCCCTGATGCTTCTGTGCGTTACGCCAAACTGCAGAAAGGTGAGTGCCAGGTCATGCCGTATCCAAACCCGGCTGACATCGCGAGCATGAAAAAAGATGACAAAATCAACCTGATGGAACAGCCTGGTCTGAACGTCGGTTACCTGTCATTCAACACCGAGAAAAAGCCGCTGGATGACGTGAAAGTGCGTCAGGCACTGACCATGGCGGTGAACAAACAAGCCATCATCGACGCTGTGTATCAGGGCGCTGGCCAGGCCGCGAAAAACCTGATCCCACCAACCATGTGGGGCTACAACGATGCGGTGAAAGACTACGCTTACGACCCTGCCAAGGCGAAAGAACTGCTGAAAGAAGCCGGCATGCCGGATGGTTTCTCCATCGACCTGTGGGCGATGCCGGTACAGCGTCCTTACAACCCGAACGCCCGTCGCATGGCGGAAATGGTTCAGGCTGACTGGGCGAAAATTGGCGTGAAAGCCAAGATCGTCACCTTCGAGTGGGGCGAGTACCTGAAACGCGCCAAAGCCGGTGAACACCAGACTGTCATGATGGGCTGGACCGGTGACAATGGGGATCCAGACAACTTCTTCGCCACCCTGTTTAGCTGTGCCGCCGCTAAAGACGGTTCTAACTACTCACGCTGGTGCTACAAGCCGTTTGAAGATCTGATTCAGCCTGCACGTGCTGAAGCCGATCACAACAAACGTATTGAGCTTTACAAACAGGCTCAGGTCGTGATGCATGACCAGGCTCCGGCGCTGATTATTGCTCACTCTACCGTGTATGAACCGGTGAGCAAGAAAGTGACTGGCTATGTGGTTGATCCATTAGGTAAACATCACTTCGAAAACGTCGATATCCAGGAATAA
- the bcsO gene encoding cellulose biosynthesis protein BcsO, giving the protein MKNYDDLQRFKEKTKTLDIAFKDMSGQSQEADHSQWAIIRQLATDNEPELGSGQRIDLPQPQPIRGDEFSAPAAAPAAISPAASTSRGSILDSLAATAPAEPAPAAPPAGVSSLFPPAPAAKPAPSVISQAPKATHVERQATTSLFPPPPAKPAAAPLSASAPIAAVPAATPAPAPVANPAPAPLAAPIAATSAEAPQAASTFSAPASTFAAPVEPARPAASAPSRFGALFRSRATEPANLSKETPLKPLLEKIALCR; this is encoded by the coding sequence ATGAAGAATTACGACGATCTGCAGCGTTTTAAAGAAAAGACCAAAACGCTCGATATCGCTTTTAAGGATATGTCTGGGCAATCGCAGGAAGCGGATCACAGCCAGTGGGCGATCATCCGCCAATTAGCGACCGATAATGAGCCTGAGTTAGGCAGCGGCCAGCGTATTGACCTGCCACAGCCGCAGCCGATTCGCGGTGATGAGTTCAGCGCACCCGCTGCTGCACCGGCGGCAATTTCACCTGCGGCCAGCACTTCACGCGGTTCGATTCTCGACAGCCTGGCGGCCACTGCGCCTGCAGAACCTGCACCAGCCGCGCCGCCTGCGGGAGTCTCGTCTCTCTTCCCGCCTGCACCAGCGGCTAAACCGGCGCCCTCTGTCATCTCACAGGCACCGAAAGCGACCCATGTTGAGCGTCAGGCCACGACGTCGCTGTTTCCACCGCCGCCAGCGAAACCGGCTGCTGCACCTTTATCTGCATCCGCACCTATCGCTGCGGTACCCGCAGCGACGCCGGCTCCCGCACCTGTAGCGAACCCTGCTCCAGCGCCTTTAGCCGCACCGATTGCCGCGACATCGGCTGAAGCGCCGCAGGCTGCATCAACGTTCAGTGCACCCGCGTCTACCTTTGCCGCTCCGGTTGAACCGGCGCGTCCGGCCGCTTCTGCACCCTCTCGTTTTGGTGCCCTGTTCCGTTCGCGTGCAACGGAACCTGCTAATCTATCGAAAGAAACACCCTTAAAACCGCTATTGGAGAAGATTGCGCTATGCCGTTAG
- a CDS encoding HD domain-containing protein produces MRDSLEEQARRYATQAHAAAGQRRKYTDEPYIVHPAAVAELVRSVTDDEQMIAAAWLHDTVEDTPSTLQDIESHFGPRVAKLVDMLTDSAQPEAKNRAARKLAHFRHTAEACPDAQTIKLADIIDNTRAIVHFDPDFARIYLIEKKVQIQLLNEGNPQLWQQAEQIIQHGIDQLAQPPHSVPESWFLKQAAKYGGLS; encoded by the coding sequence ATGCGTGATTCACTGGAAGAACAAGCGCGCCGTTATGCCACGCAAGCACATGCTGCTGCGGGCCAGCGTCGCAAATACACCGATGAACCTTACATTGTGCACCCGGCAGCGGTGGCCGAACTGGTACGCAGCGTCACCGATGATGAACAGATGATTGCCGCCGCGTGGCTGCATGACACCGTTGAAGATACCCCGAGCACCTTACAGGACATTGAAAGCCATTTTGGTCCGCGCGTCGCAAAGCTCGTCGATATGCTGACTGACAGCGCGCAGCCCGAGGCGAAAAACCGCGCCGCGCGTAAACTGGCGCACTTCCGTCATACCGCCGAAGCCTGTCCCGATGCGCAAACCATCAAGCTGGCCGATATCATCGATAATACCCGCGCCATTGTGCATTTCGATCCCGACTTTGCGCGTATCTACCTGATTGAAAAAAAGGTACAGATCCAGCTGTTGAATGAGGGAAACCCGCAATTATGGCAGCAGGCTGAGCAGATTATTCAACACGGCATTGATCAACTGGCGCAACCTCCGCACAGCGTGCCAGAGAGTTGGTTTTTGAAACAGGCGGCTAAATACGGCGGATTAAGCTAA
- a CDS encoding organic hydroperoxide resistance protein, with protein sequence MSLDKVVYTAKAKATGGRDGRATSSDNVLDVKLGVPKEMGGAGGEVTNPEQLFAAGYSACFLGAMKFVAGRDKITMPKDAWIEGEVGIGPIPTGFGIEAKLNIHLPEMDAAEAQKLVDAAHIVCPYSNATRGNIDVTLNIIR encoded by the coding sequence ATGTCTTTAGATAAAGTTGTTTATACCGCAAAAGCCAAAGCCACTGGCGGCCGTGATGGTCGTGCGACTTCTTCTGACAATGTGCTGGATGTGAAACTGGGCGTGCCAAAAGAGATGGGCGGCGCAGGCGGTGAAGTCACTAACCCAGAGCAGCTGTTCGCTGCGGGTTACTCAGCGTGCTTCCTGGGTGCGATGAAGTTCGTAGCGGGTCGCGACAAAATCACCATGCCGAAAGATGCGTGGATTGAAGGGGAAGTAGGTATTGGCCCAATCCCAACCGGTTTTGGTATTGAAGCCAAACTGAATATCCATCTGCCAGAAATGGATGCAGCAGAAGCGCAGAAGCTGGTGGATGCGGCACACATTGTTTGCCCGTACTCTAACGCGACCCGTGGCAATATTGATGTGACCCTGAACATCATTCGCTAA
- the dppB gene encoding dipeptide ABC transporter permease DppB, whose protein sequence is MLQFILRRLGLVIPTFIGITLLTFAFVHLIPGDPVLIMAGERGISPERHAQLMAQFGLDQPMWKQYITYINGVLHGDLGISLKSRIPVWDEFVPRFKATLELGICAMIFAIAVGIPVGVLAAVKRGSVFDHTAVGISLTGYSMPIFWWGIMLIMLVSVQLNLTPVSGRISDTIFLDDSHPLTGFMLIDTLLWGEEGDFKDAVMHMILPAIVLGTIPLAVIVRMTRSSMLEVLGEDYIRTARAKGLTRMRVIVVHALRNAMLPVVTVIGLQVGTLLAGAILTETIFSWPGLGRWLIEALQRRDYPVVQGGVLLVAILIIVVNLLVDLLYGVVNPRIRHKK, encoded by the coding sequence ATGCTGCAATTCATACTCCGACGTCTGGGCCTTGTCATCCCAACGTTCATCGGTATTACCTTACTGACCTTTGCGTTTGTCCATCTGATCCCCGGTGACCCGGTGCTGATCATGGCGGGTGAACGCGGTATCTCTCCCGAGCGCCACGCCCAGTTGATGGCCCAATTTGGCCTCGACCAGCCGATGTGGAAACAGTACATCACCTACATCAATGGTGTGCTGCACGGCGACCTCGGCATCTCGCTGAAAAGCCGCATCCCGGTCTGGGATGAGTTCGTCCCCCGCTTCAAAGCCACGCTGGAACTCGGCATCTGCGCGATGATCTTCGCCATTGCGGTGGGCATTCCGGTGGGCGTGCTGGCGGCAGTTAAACGCGGTTCGGTGTTTGACCACACCGCAGTCGGTATTTCACTGACTGGCTACTCAATGCCGATTTTCTGGTGGGGCATCATGCTGATCATGCTGGTGTCGGTGCAGCTCAACCTGACGCCGGTATCCGGGCGTATTAGCGACACCATTTTCCTCGACGATAGCCACCCACTCACCGGTTTTATGCTGATTGATACGCTGCTGTGGGGTGAAGAGGGCGATTTCAAAGATGCGGTGATGCACATGATTTTGCCGGCCATCGTGCTGGGGACTATCCCGCTGGCGGTGATCGTGCGTATGACGCGCTCTTCAATGCTGGAAGTGCTGGGTGAGGATTATATCCGTACCGCGCGCGCTAAAGGCCTGACGCGTATGCGCGTCATCGTGGTGCATGCGCTGCGTAACGCCATGCTGCCAGTGGTCACCGTGATCGGTCTGCAAGTCGGCACTTTGCTGGCGGGCGCGATTCTGACGGAAACCATCTTCTCGTGGCCGGGACTCGGTCGCTGGCTGATCGAAGCATTGCAGCGTCGTGACTATCCGGTGGTGCAGGGCGGCGTGCTGTTGGTGGCGATTCTGATCATCGTGGTCAACCTGCTGGTTGATCTGTTGTACGGCGTGGTCAATCCGCGCATTCGACATAAGAAATAA
- the dppD gene encoding dipeptide ABC transporter ATP-binding protein: MALLNVEKLSVHFGDEKTPFRAVDRISYQVEQGQVVGIVGESGSGKSVSSLAIMGLIDYPGRVMAEKLEFNQRDLQKISEKERRQLVGAEVAMIFQDPMTSLNPCYTVGFQIMEALKVHQGGSKSTRRQRAIDLLDQVGIPDPASRLDVYPHQLSGGMSQRVMIAMAIACKPKLLIADEPTTALDVTIQAQIIELLLELQKQENMALILITHDLALVAEAAQHIIVMYAGQVVESGKAVDIFKAPRHPYTQALLRALPEFAADKARLASLPGVVPGKYDRPTGCLLNPRCPYVTERCRREEPELRDIPGRQSKCHFPLDDAGRPTYES, encoded by the coding sequence ATGGCACTATTAAATGTAGAAAAACTGTCGGTGCACTTCGGCGACGAAAAGACACCGTTCCGTGCAGTAGACCGTATCAGCTACCAGGTTGAACAAGGCCAGGTGGTGGGAATTGTGGGTGAATCCGGCTCTGGTAAGTCGGTCAGCTCGCTGGCGATCATGGGACTGATTGATTATCCCGGCCGCGTAATGGCGGAAAAGCTGGAGTTCAACCAGCGCGATTTGCAGAAGATCTCTGAGAAAGAGCGCCGCCAGCTGGTGGGCGCGGAAGTGGCGATGATCTTCCAGGACCCGATGACCAGCCTCAACCCGTGCTACACCGTGGGCTTCCAGATCATGGAAGCGCTGAAGGTGCATCAGGGCGGTAGCAAAAGCACCCGTCGTCAGCGTGCTATCGACTTGCTGGATCAGGTCGGTATTCCCGATCCGGCCTCTCGTCTGGATGTTTATCCGCATCAGCTGTCAGGCGGCATGAGCCAGCGCGTGATGATCGCCATGGCGATTGCCTGCAAACCTAAGCTGCTGATTGCCGATGAACCGACGACGGCGCTGGATGTGACCATTCAGGCGCAAATCATCGAACTGCTGCTGGAGTTGCAGAAGCAGGAGAACATGGCGCTGATTCTGATTACCCACGATTTGGCGCTGGTGGCAGAAGCCGCGCAGCACATCATCGTGATGTACGCCGGCCAGGTCGTGGAGAGCGGTAAAGCGGTAGACATCTTTAAAGCGCCGCGTCATCCGTACACTCAGGCGTTGCTGCGCGCACTGCCGGAGTTTGCCGCAGATAAAGCGCGTCTGGCTTCGCTGCCGGGTGTGGTGCCGGGCAAATATGACCGTCCCACCGGCTGTCTGCTCAATCCGCGCTGTCCGTATGTGACCGAACGCTGCCGTCGTGAAGAACCTGAACTGCGTGACATTCCGGGTCGCCAGTCTAAATGCCATTTCCCACTGGATGATGCCGGGAGACCGACTTATGAGTCTTAA
- the dppF gene encoding dipeptide ABC transporter ATP-binding subunit DppF, translated as MSLNNTQQDYLLQAIDLKKHYPVKKGLFGQERLVKALDGVSFNLERGKTLAVVGESGCGKSTLGRLLTMIETPTEGQLYWHGQDLLKHDPQAQKLRRQKIQIVFQNPYGSLNPRKKISQILEEPLVINTSLTKAERREKTLEMMAKVGLKTEHYDRYPHMFSGGQRQRIAIARGLMLDPDVLIADEPVSALDVSVRAQVLNLMMDLQQDLGLSYVFISHDLSVVEHIADEVMVMYLGRCVERGSKEAIFSHPRHPYTQALLSATPRLNPDERRERIKLTGELPSPLNPPPGCAFNARCRRRFGTCVQLQPKLKQYGEQQIACFAVDQDENQPVGV; from the coding sequence ATGAGTCTTAATAATACTCAGCAGGATTACCTGCTGCAGGCGATCGACCTGAAAAAACACTACCCGGTGAAGAAAGGGCTGTTTGGCCAGGAACGTCTGGTGAAAGCGCTGGATGGCGTGTCGTTCAACCTTGAACGCGGTAAAACGCTGGCGGTGGTGGGTGAATCGGGCTGTGGGAAATCCACGCTTGGCCGTTTGCTGACCATGATTGAGACGCCGACCGAAGGCCAGCTTTACTGGCACGGTCAGGATTTGCTGAAACACGATCCACAGGCGCAAAAACTGCGTCGTCAGAAAATCCAGATCGTGTTCCAGAACCCGTATGGCTCGCTTAACCCGCGCAAAAAAATCAGCCAGATTCTCGAAGAACCGCTGGTGATTAACACCTCACTGACCAAAGCGGAACGTCGCGAGAAAACGCTGGAGATGATGGCGAAGGTGGGCCTGAAAACCGAGCACTACGATCGCTATCCACATATGTTTTCTGGTGGTCAGCGCCAACGTATCGCCATCGCGCGCGGTTTGATGCTCGATCCGGACGTGCTGATCGCCGATGAACCGGTTTCTGCGCTCGATGTTTCCGTGCGTGCGCAGGTGCTCAACCTGATGATGGATTTGCAGCAGGATTTGGGTTTGTCCTATGTGTTCATTTCTCATGATTTGTCGGTGGTGGAGCATATCGCTGACGAAGTGATGGTGATGTATTTAGGTCGCTGCGTTGAACGAGGCAGCAAAGAGGCTATTTTCAGTCATCCGCGTCATCCTTATACGCAGGCATTGCTGTCAGCCACGCCACGTTTGAATCCAGATGAGCGTCGTGAAAGGATTAAATTGACCGGTGAACTGCCCAGTCCACTTAATCCGCCGCCGGGCTGTGCGTTTAACGCGCGCTGCCGCCGCCGTTTTGGTACCTGCGTCCAGTTGCAGCCCAAACTGAAGCAATATGGCGAACAGCAAATTGCCTGTTTCGCGGTGGATCAGGACGAGAATCAGCCGGTGGGCGTGTAA
- the dppC gene encoding dipeptide ABC transporter permease DppC, which translates to MTTVDPASVSAAPKPMTPIQEFWHYFKRNKGAVIGLVYIILMLLIAIFADVLAPHAPSEQFRDALLHPPVWQEGGSWKFIFGTDDVGRDVLSRLMFGARLSLLVGCLVVVLSLILGVVFGLMAGYLGGVVDAVIMRLVDIMLALPSLLLALVLVAIFGPSIVNASLAITFVALPHYIRLTRAAVLVEVNRDYVTASSVAGAGTLRQMFVNILPNCLAPLIVQASLGFSNAILDMAALGFLGMGAQPPTPEWGTMLSDVLQYAQSAWWVVTFPGVVILLTVLAFNLMGDGLRDALDPKLKQ; encoded by the coding sequence ATGACAACTGTTGATCCCGCAAGCGTAAGCGCTGCACCTAAGCCGATGACCCCGATTCAGGAATTCTGGCACTACTTCAAACGTAATAAAGGCGCGGTGATTGGCCTGGTTTACATCATTCTGATGCTGCTGATCGCCATCTTCGCCGATGTGCTGGCACCGCATGCGCCGTCAGAGCAGTTCCGAGATGCGCTGCTGCATCCGCCGGTGTGGCAGGAAGGCGGCAGCTGGAAATTTATCTTTGGCACCGATGACGTAGGCCGTGATGTGCTGTCACGCCTGATGTTCGGTGCACGTTTATCGCTGCTGGTCGGCTGTCTGGTGGTGGTACTGTCGCTGATCCTTGGCGTGGTGTTTGGCCTGATGGCGGGTTACCTCGGCGGCGTCGTCGATGCGGTAATCATGCGTCTGGTCGACATCATGTTGGCGCTGCCGAGTCTGCTGCTGGCATTGGTGCTGGTGGCGATCTTTGGTCCGTCGATTGTCAACGCCTCGCTGGCGATTACTTTCGTCGCGCTGCCGCACTATATCCGTCTGACGCGTGCAGCGGTGCTGGTGGAAGTGAACCGCGACTACGTCACCGCCTCCAGCGTGGCGGGTGCCGGTACGCTGCGCCAGATGTTCGTCAATATTCTGCCTAACTGCCTGGCACCGCTGATCGTGCAGGCATCATTAGGCTTCTCCAACGCCATCCTCGATATGGCGGCGTTGGGCTTTCTCGGAATGGGGGCGCAACCGCCAACGCCGGAGTGGGGCACCATGCTCTCCGACGTGTTGCAGTATGCGCAAAGTGCCTGGTGGGTAGTGACGTTCCCTGGTGTCGTCATCCTGCTCACCGTGCTGGCATTCAACCTCATGGGCGATGGTTTGCGTGATGCACTCGACCCGAAACTCAAGCAGTAA
- the eptB gene encoding kdo(2)-lipid A phosphoethanolamine 7''-transferase, with translation MNYIKTLTQQKLSLLLALYLGILLNLPIFYRRFDGFLTKSTLSNWLSAVAEVTAAVLLTFFLMRLLSLGGKWVYRILATLTVVISVAAAYYMAFFNVVIGYGIVASVMTTDVDLSKEVVGMRFVMWMVLVSALPLLMIWRNNLSQTLIEQLKTPGQRLKPAVIMLLSVALVWLPIRYFDKLQKVNEEITNIDLPSYGGVVAHSYLPSNWIAALGLFAWTKVDEEVDGAELLDPAKKFTYVAPPGIDDTYVVFVIGETTRWDHMGLLGYDRDTTPKLSKEKNLVAFRGESCDTATKLSLRCMFVREGGTMDNPGRTLKEQNVFAVMKELGFTSELFAMQSEVWFYDNADVNNFSFREQIGSEKRNQGKAVDDMLLVPELQASLQRFPKGKHLVVLHTKGSHYLYSQRYPRSFARYQPECMGVDETCSKAQLINAYDNSILYVDTMLDSVLDQLRDKKAIVFYAADHGESISDNMHLHGTPREMAPPEQFRVPMMVWASDKYLEDPTNRSNFERLQAQQRVGKTHRHVELFDTILGCLGYSSPDGGIKAANNWCQAPAATPAKAL, from the coding sequence ATGAATTATATCAAAACGTTAACGCAGCAAAAGCTGTCGCTGTTGCTTGCGCTCTATCTCGGCATCTTGTTGAATTTGCCCATTTTTTATCGCCGATTTGACGGCTTCTTAACGAAATCCACGCTCTCTAACTGGCTTTCTGCGGTAGCCGAAGTGACGGCTGCGGTGTTGCTGACGTTTTTCCTGATGCGTCTGCTATCGCTGGGTGGTAAGTGGGTTTATCGCATCCTTGCCACGTTAACCGTGGTGATTTCCGTGGCTGCCGCCTATTACATGGCTTTCTTTAATGTGGTGATCGGCTACGGCATCGTGGCCTCAGTGATGACCACTGATGTCGATCTCTCTAAAGAGGTGGTCGGCATGCGCTTTGTGATGTGGATGGTGCTGGTCAGCGCGCTGCCGCTGCTGATGATTTGGCGCAATAACCTCAGCCAGACGTTGATTGAGCAATTAAAAACGCCGGGCCAGCGTCTGAAGCCTGCGGTGATTATGCTGCTGAGCGTAGCGCTGGTCTGGTTGCCGATTCGCTATTTCGACAAACTGCAAAAAGTGAATGAAGAGATCACCAATATCGACCTGCCAAGTTACGGCGGGGTGGTGGCACACTCGTATCTGCCTTCTAACTGGATAGCGGCATTAGGGCTATTTGCCTGGACCAAAGTTGATGAAGAGGTGGATGGAGCAGAGCTGCTCGATCCAGCGAAGAAGTTTACTTACGTGGCACCGCCAGGCATTGATGATACCTATGTGGTGTTTGTGATTGGCGAGACCACGCGCTGGGACCACATGGGTTTGCTGGGCTATGACCGCGATACCACGCCGAAGCTTTCCAAAGAGAAAAACCTGGTCGCTTTCCGTGGTGAGTCTTGTGATACCGCCACCAAATTGTCGCTGCGCTGCATGTTTGTGCGTGAAGGCGGCACCATGGATAACCCTGGCCGCACGCTGAAAGAGCAGAACGTTTTTGCCGTGATGAAGGAGCTGGGCTTTACGTCTGAGCTGTTCGCCATGCAGAGTGAAGTGTGGTTTTACGATAACGCCGATGTGAATAATTTCTCGTTCCGTGAGCAGATTGGTTCTGAGAAGCGTAATCAGGGTAAAGCGGTGGATGACATGCTGCTGGTGCCGGAACTGCAAGCTTCACTGCAACGTTTCCCGAAAGGTAAGCATCTGGTGGTGTTGCACACCAAAGGTTCGCATTACCTTTATTCTCAGCGTTATCCGCGCAGCTTCGCACGTTATCAGCCGGAATGTATGGGCGTGGATGAGACCTGTAGCAAAGCGCAGTTGATCAATGCTTATGACAACTCGATTCTGTACGTCGATACCATGCTGGATAGCGTGCTCGATCAGCTACGTGATAAGAAGGCAATTGTGTTTTATGCCGCTGATCATGGTGAGTCGATCAGCGATAATATGCACTTGCACGGCACGCCGCGTGAGATGGCTCCGCCGGAGCAGTTCCGCGTGCCGATGATGGTTTGGGCCTCTGATAAATATCTTGAAGATCCCACCAACCGCAGTAACTTCGAGCGTTTGCAGGCGCAGCAGCGCGTAGGGAAAACCCATCGTCATGTTGAGTTGTTCGATACCATTTTAGGCTGCCTGGGTTACAGTTCGCCGGATGGCGGAATTAAAGCGGCGAATAACTGGTGTCAGGCACCCGCGGCGACGCCTGCTAAAGCGTTGTAA
- a CDS encoding MarR family winged helix-turn-helix transcriptional regulator has translation MNSNQDDKKVQQMPLQVDQHLCFALYSANLAMHKVYRQLLAELEITYPQYLVMLVLWNQDDVTVSEIGEQLFLDSATLTPLLKRLEVAGLLRRQRSRRDERQVVVTLTDEGHALRERAQSIPEAVRCATACDDDTLIALKNQLDDLRANLNRAK, from the coding sequence ATGAACAGTAATCAAGATGACAAAAAAGTGCAGCAGATGCCACTCCAGGTTGATCAACATCTCTGCTTCGCGCTCTATTCCGCGAACCTCGCGATGCACAAAGTCTATCGCCAGCTGCTGGCTGAGCTGGAAATTACCTATCCGCAATATCTGGTGATGCTGGTGTTGTGGAATCAGGATGATGTGACAGTATCTGAGATTGGCGAGCAGCTGTTTCTTGATTCAGCCACCCTGACGCCGCTGTTAAAGCGTCTGGAGGTCGCAGGTTTATTGCGCCGCCAGCGTTCGCGTCGGGATGAGCGCCAGGTGGTGGTGACACTGACCGATGAAGGTCATGCGCTGCGTGAACGGGCACAAAGCATTCCCGAAGCGGTGCGCTGCGCCACGGCCTGCGACGATGACACATTGATTGCATTAAAAAATCAGCTCGACGATTTGCGCGCCAATCTCAACCGCGCCAAATAA
- the bcsQ gene encoding cellulose biosynthesis protein BcsQ, producing MPLVCVCSPKGGVGKTTMAANLAWSLARAGSKVLAIDFDVQNALRLHFGVPLNDGRGFVARSEEQADWSQSILTTGGNIFVMPYGDVTEDQRERFEENLIKDPHFLRRGLDTVLNYPGLVIIADFPPGPGPALKAMAALADMHLVVMLADTASVSLLPQIENDRMIGQPLNNKCGHYFVLNQSDNRRNISREVTGFMQQRLGENLLGVVHRDESVAEANASQQSVYDFSPASAAAFDIELVAKRVANILNITVGNGEVQAPIRSHY from the coding sequence ATGCCGTTAGTTTGTGTGTGCTCGCCAAAAGGGGGAGTAGGGAAAACCACCATGGCGGCCAACCTTGCATGGAGTCTGGCTCGCGCTGGCAGCAAGGTGTTGGCAATCGATTTCGATGTCCAGAACGCATTGCGCCTGCATTTTGGTGTGCCGCTGAATGATGGTCGCGGCTTTGTTGCGCGCTCCGAAGAGCAGGCCGACTGGAGCCAATCCATCCTCACCACCGGCGGTAATATTTTCGTCATGCCTTATGGCGATGTGACCGAAGATCAGCGTGAGCGTTTTGAAGAGAACCTGATTAAAGATCCACATTTCCTGCGCCGCGGTCTGGACACGGTTTTAAATTATCCGGGACTGGTCATTATTGCCGATTTCCCGCCAGGCCCAGGTCCGGCACTTAAAGCCATGGCCGCTTTGGCCGATATGCATTTAGTGGTGATGCTGGCAGATACCGCCTCGGTCTCTTTACTGCCACAAATTGAAAATGACCGCATGATAGGTCAGCCACTCAATAATAAGTGTGGTCATTATTTCGTACTTAACCAAAGTGACAATCGCCGCAATATTAGCCGTGAAGTCACTGGCTTTATGCAGCAGCGTTTGGGCGAGAATTTATTAGGCGTGGTTCATCGTGATGAAAGCGTCGCGGAAGCCAATGCTTCACAACAATCAGTTTATGATTTCAGCCCGGCATCAGCCGCAGCCTTTGATATCGAACTGGTGGCGAAGCGCGTAGCCAATATCCTGAATATTACCGTGGGTAACGGTGAAGTTCAGGCACCTATCCGCAGCCATTATTAA